CGGTGACCGTGCCGGCCGCGGGCGACGCGAAGTTCTGGACGTGGAACAACTACGTCATCGAGCAGGACTGGGACTTCGGTTTCATCGAGGTGTCCACCGACGGCGGCACCACCTGGACCGACCTCAAGGTGTACGACGAGGCCGGCAACCTGGTCTCGACCGACGACGGCTACGCCGACCCGAACGGCAACATGGCCACGTTCGGCCGCCGCTACGGCCTCACCGGCGACAGCCACGGCTGGCGTCACGACTACGTCGACCTGAGCGCCTACCAGGGCCAGACGGTCCAGGTGCGGCTGCGCCTGGCCACCGACGCCGCCTTCCAGGAGCAGGGCTGGTTCGCCGACGACTTCTCGGTCACCGGCGGCGGCGCCACCACCTGGAGCGACGACGTCGAGTCCGGCGCCAACGGCTGGACGGCGACCGGCGGCACCTGGGTCGACACCACCGGCCCCGGCTGGCGCATCGACACCGGCTCCTCGGTCAAGGCGCACTACTACCTGGCCGAGTGGCGCAACTTCGACGGGTTCGACAACGGCCTGAAGTACGCCTACGACACCACGTACCAGCGTGACGGGGCGTGGAAGGTCGAGAAGATCAAGTACAACGCTCCGGGCATGCTGGTGTGGTATCGCGACACCACCTTCGGCAACGTCAACCACGCCGCCAACAACGCCACGGCGCTGCCCAGCGGCGGCGCCAAGGGCGGCCTGCTCATCGTGGACTCGCACTTCGACCCGCTGCGGCGGGCCGGCGAGGCCGCGGTGAAGGACCCGTCCACGCTGGACAACCTGCCCAGCCGGCCGCAGTCGTCGAACGCCGCGTTCACGTTCGGCAAGACGTACCCGTTCAAGGAGTGCTTCGAGGCGCCCGGCGAGCCGTTCAGCGAGTACTGCACGGCCTACCCGGCGCAGCGCGGCGTGACGGCGTTCACCGACGCGAAGGGCTGGGTCCCCGGCCTGGAGCACCGCGTCATCAACGGAGCGGACCAGTTCTTCTTCCGTGACGTCGACGCGTCCGCGGTGATCCCGTCGGCCGGCAACGTGCCGTACACCACCCGGATCGTCGAGGCCGACGGCACCCCGGCGACCGCGTTCTACGGCGCGGACTTCGGGTTCACCGTCGCGGGCACCGGCAACCCGGGCGACCAGGGCGCCGCGTACGGCGTCACGATCGTCCTGGTGAAGGCCGCGCACGACAACTCGTACGTCACCGTACGGGTCTCGCCCGCCAACTGATCCACGCACCGACGAAGGGGCTGCCCGGCCGGGCAGCCCCTTTCGCGTGCCTGACGGATCAGGAGCCGGACTGCCGCCGGCTGAGCCGCCCCACCTCGTACGGGGCCAGGTCCCAACGGGTGAAGCCGCGCGCGAGCTTGAAGTCGATGCCCGCGTCGACGAAGGGGAGCACCGCCGGGTTCGTCAGCGACTCGTCGCTGAGGGCCTCCCAGGCCAGCTGCCCGGCGCCAAGGGCCGCGAAGCCGCCCGTCTCCCCGCGCAGCAGCTCCCGCAGCTCACCGAAGAAGCCGTCCGGATCCGCCTTGGCCTCGTCGAGGAACGGCGCCAGGCATCGTTGCCACACCTCACCGCTGTCGATGCGGCTCTCCTGCCTGCCGAGCGTGAACCGGCCCAGCATCTCCAGGCGCTGCATCATGTCGGCAGGCAGCCGCCGCCTCCGCTTGAACCATGGCATGCCCGGCTCTGACGGACCCTGGCCTGTCCGTCAGAGCACGGTGATGGACGAGCAGACAGCGAATGCGGAAACCGGCTACCTGGCGGCACCGGCCGGCAGCGACGCGCGGCGGCGGGCGGCCTTCCGCCTGGGATCGGTGCTCCTGCTGCGGTACGCGACGGAGTCCGCCGCACCCGAGGACCGCGACCGGGCGATCCCGCTGTTCGAGGAGAGCCTGGCCGGACCCGGACTGACCCCGGAGGAGACCCACATCGCCTGGGGCTGCGCCGGGTTGCTGCTGATGCAGCGCGTCTTCCCGGCCCCGCTCACGCAGGACTCCGACGGCACCGCCTTCATGGCCTACATCATGGCGATGATGACCATGGACCAGACGGATCCCCGCAAACGCGCCGATGCCGCCCGCGCGGAAGCCCACCTGCGGAAACTGGCCGACCACGCGCCAGCCGACTCCCCGGTCCGGCAGCAGATGCTCCCCGCGCTGGCCGTACTCAAGATGTTCGCGTTCGACGGCCAGCCCGACCTGCTGGCCGCCATGGCGATCCTCAACGAGGCCGCCGCCACGGGGCCGGTCGACCAGCAGGCGGTCGTGGCCACCATCCGCGCGGCGATCCGCGCGGAGGACCCCACGGGGATGACCCCGGAGCAGGCGAACGAGACGGCCCATGAACTGGAGGGGCTGCTCGAACTGGTGCCACCCAACCCCGTCCTGCGGGCCCGGCTCCGTGCCGAGATCGCGGTGGCCGTGGGAAAGCTCGGGCAGGCCACCGGTGCTCCGGAGCTGCTCGCGGCGGCTCCCGAGCTGGCCGGTCGGTCACTTGAGGCGCTGGGGGAGGACGAGACCCGGCAGGAGATCCTCCGCCAGTTCGCCGGCCTGCTGCTCTCGGCGGAAGCGGCACAGGCCGCCGACGGGCAGCTCGACCTGCTGATCGGGCTGGCCGACCAGATCGTCGCCGAGGACTCCGTCAGCCCGGCCCAGGCGGGCAAGGACAGATACCTGCGCGGCATGATCCTCATGCTGCGGGGCCAGCGCGACGCCAGCAGCGCCGACCTCACCGCCGCCGCCGAGGAACTGCACCGCGCGGTGCGGGAGATCCCCGCCGACGACCCGATCGTGCCTTTCGTCGTGGCCACGCTCGGCGCGCTCTACAACGACCGGGCGCTGAGCCGGGGCGTGCTCGACGACGCCGAGGCCGGCCAGGAGCTGCTCCGGGCGGCGCAGCTCATCTACGACAGCAGCCTGCCCGGGGGAGCCGCAGACGGCCACATCATCGCCGGGCTGCAGAGCATCACCCGGCTCAAGGACTCCGTCCAGAGCAGGGACCAGGCGGGGCTGCACCAGGCGGTGACGTCGCTCAGATCCGTCACGAACAGCCTGTCGCCCGAGTTCCCCCTGCGCGCACGGCTCGACGCCGCCCTCGGCGTCGCACTGATGACGCTCGGCACCTCCAACAGCGACCCCACGTTGCTCAACGAAGGGCTCGCCGTGATGCGGCGGGCAGGGCGACGGAGCCCCACCGTCACCGTGGACATGACCCTCACCCGGGTGGCGCAGGCCGCGGCGGACCTGGTCGAGGGCCTGCTGAACCACGATCCGGACGCACCGGACCGGGCGATCGAGCGGCTCAGCCTGCTGGAGGCGGACGGCTCGCTCACCGAGGAGGAGCGCCTCACCGTGCTGAGCCTGCTCGCGCAGGCGTACCAGGCCCGGCACACCGCGCAGGGCATGCCGGCCGACAAGGACACGGCCCTCGCCTACCGGGAGAAGGCGTCCGCCGCGCTGCCACGGGCAGGCCATCCGCAGGCCGCGCACATCATCGGCGGCCTGGCCGAGGCCCACCGCCAGGGCGGAACCGACAGCGGCCGGGCGCGGTCCCTCAGCCTGGGACTGGACAGCCTGCGGGCGCGTGGCCTGGACGTGCTGCTGCAGAGCAATCCGTCGCACGGGCTCGCGGCCGCGCGCGACGCCGCCGCCGACGCGGCCCGGCTGGCCCGCTGGTGCTGGGCCGACGGTGACCTCACCGCCATGTACGAAGCGGTGGAGCTGGGCCGCGGCCTGGTCCTGCACGCCTCGACCACGGCCACGCAGATTCCGGGTCTGCTCCGTGACCGCGGGCTGGCCGACCTGGCGCTGGAGTGGGAACGGGCCGGCGCCGTCGGGAGCATCCTGCCGCCGGCGGCGACGCGGGACGCCTCGGCCGTCGCCGACCTTGCCGGCGCGCTGCTGGATCGGGGCCTGCCCCTGAACGTCCGGTCGCGCATCCTGGAGGCGCTGAGCGAGACGACCGCCGCCCGGCAGCTGGGCGAAGTGCCCGGCCCGGCGGCGGTGGGCGCGGCACTGACCTCCATCGGCGCCGCCGCCCTGGCCTACCTGCTCGCAGGGGACGAGGGTCAGCCCGGGGTCATCCTCGTCGTCACCGCCGACGGCGAGATGCGTGCCCGGCCCGCGCCCGGACTCCAGGCCACACCGGGCCACTGGGGCAACCCGCCCTCATCCGCCTCGCGCGACGTGCTACCGGTAGGGCATCGCCCCAGCGAGCCCTGGCAGGACGACGTCTGCGACTGGGCCTGGACGGCGGCGCTCGGCCCGCTGCTGGAGGAGCTCGGTCTCGTCCCCGATGGCGTGCCCGCCCGTGTGGTCCTGGTGCCGACGGGAACGCTGGGCGTGTTCCCGTGGCATGCCGCGCGCAGGCCCGTCGCCGGCGGTCACCGCTATGCGATCGAATCCGTCCAGCTGACCTATGCGGCCTCGGCCCGCCAGCTGGTCGAGGTCGCCGGCCGTCCCACGGCGGCGCCGGACGACGGGGTGATCCTCGTGGGCGACCCGACCCGTGACCTCCCCGGCGCCCGGGCCGAGGCGGAGCTGCTGCAGGCCGCGTTCTACCCCGAGGCGCTGCTGCTCAACGACGCGAGCCCGGAGGATGTGCTGCGGCACCTGCCCGGTCCCGCCGGTGAGGGCCCGGCACTGCTGCACTTCGCCTGTCACGCACGCGCCGGTGAGAGCCTGCCCGAGTCGTATCTGCGGCTGGCCAAGCCCGCGGACCTGACCGGCCGGTGCGAGCTCCCGCTGGACCGCATCCTGCGCCATGCCGCCGGGCGCGCCCCCGGCACCGCAGGCGGCCTGGTCGTCCTGGCCGCCTGCGCCAGCGACGTCTCCACCACCGGTCACGACGAGTCGATCACCCTGGCCACGGCCTTCCTGGCCGCCGGATTCACCGGGGCGGCCGGTTCCCGCTGGCCGGTGGACGACGTGCCAACGGCATACCTGATGGCCGTCTTCCACCACTACCTGCGCGAGCGGGGCCTGGCCCCCGCCGAGGCGTTGCACCGGGCCCAGCGCTGGATGCTCGACCCGCACCGCGAGGAGCCGGCGGCGCTGCAGGCGCTGCCGCCGGTCGCGTCGGCCGACCTGGCGTCGGTCCGGGTGTGGGCGGCCTTCTCCTACCACGGCCGGTGAGGCGCCTGTCCGTCAGATAGCAGCGGCACCAGGACCAGCCCCCACCGGCCGGTGCCGCCGTGCTCCCTCCACGAGAAAGAGCTTCCCATGGCTGGTACCAATAGGTTCAGCACGCCGATCGCGATCACCCTGCTGGTCGCCGTCCTCGTCGGACTGGTCGCCGTGTTCGTGTTCCCGCCGCTTCCGCTGGTGGTGGTCGCGCTGCTGCTGGCCGTCGCCTTCGGAGCCGGCGCGTACGGGCTCTCGCGCCGGGTCGCCTACCTGAAGCAGAACCAGTACTTCGGTCAGGGCAACCGGCAGGGCGAGGGCAGGCCGCTGGTCGCCCAGCTGTTCACCGCGACCGTGGGCCTCACCGTCGTGTCCGTGCTGATGGGGTTCGGCGCCGCCTTCGCGGCGGTCAGCGCGGGCGCGG
The Catellatospora sp. IY07-71 DNA segment above includes these coding regions:
- a CDS encoding CHAT domain-containing protein, which encodes MDEQTANAETGYLAAPAGSDARRRAAFRLGSVLLLRYATESAAPEDRDRAIPLFEESLAGPGLTPEETHIAWGCAGLLLMQRVFPAPLTQDSDGTAFMAYIMAMMTMDQTDPRKRADAARAEAHLRKLADHAPADSPVRQQMLPALAVLKMFAFDGQPDLLAAMAILNEAAATGPVDQQAVVATIRAAIRAEDPTGMTPEQANETAHELEGLLELVPPNPVLRARLRAEIAVAVGKLGQATGAPELLAAAPELAGRSLEALGEDETRQEILRQFAGLLLSAEAAQAADGQLDLLIGLADQIVAEDSVSPAQAGKDRYLRGMILMLRGQRDASSADLTAAAEELHRAVREIPADDPIVPFVVATLGALYNDRALSRGVLDDAEAGQELLRAAQLIYDSSLPGGAADGHIIAGLQSITRLKDSVQSRDQAGLHQAVTSLRSVTNSLSPEFPLRARLDAALGVALMTLGTSNSDPTLLNEGLAVMRRAGRRSPTVTVDMTLTRVAQAAADLVEGLLNHDPDAPDRAIERLSLLEADGSLTEEERLTVLSLLAQAYQARHTAQGMPADKDTALAYREKASAALPRAGHPQAAHIIGGLAEAHRQGGTDSGRARSLSLGLDSLRARGLDVLLQSNPSHGLAAARDAAADAARLARWCWADGDLTAMYEAVELGRGLVLHASTTATQIPGLLRDRGLADLALEWERAGAVGSILPPAATRDASAVADLAGALLDRGLPLNVRSRILEALSETTAARQLGEVPGPAAVGAALTSIGAAALAYLLAGDEGQPGVILVVTADGEMRARPAPGLQATPGHWGNPPSSASRDVLPVGHRPSEPWQDDVCDWAWTAALGPLLEELGLVPDGVPARVVLVPTGTLGVFPWHAARRPVAGGHRYAIESVQLTYAASARQLVEVAGRPTAAPDDGVILVGDPTRDLPGARAEAELLQAAFYPEALLLNDASPEDVLRHLPGPAGEGPALLHFACHARAGESLPESYLRLAKPADLTGRCELPLDRILRHAAGRAPGTAGGLVVLAACASDVSTTGHDESITLATAFLAAGFTGAAGSRWPVDDVPTAYLMAVFHHYLRERGLAPAEALHRAQRWMLDPHREEPAALQALPPVASADLASVRVWAAFSYHGR